The Candidatus Binatus sp. region CCGAACACTCTCTTGAACCGGCTTTTCATTGCCCGCTATATCTTAGAACGTCTGCCCGCACCTTCGGCGAGTTTGGCGAACCGCTCCAATGAACGCTGCCAATCGGGCAATGGCACTTGTCAGCAAGCCGTTTCCTGACCAGAAAAAAAAGTGGTGGAGGCGGGGGGAATTGAACCCCCGTCCGAAGGCCTTCCGGCGACGGCCACTACACGCTTATTCCGCGATTTCTAGCTCGCGTCCGGAGCGCCCACGGACGGGCTTTCCTGACGCACAGCCGGCTGAAATTTCGGGAGTCCGCTCAGCCGGTGAACTGCGGTTCCCTAGCCCACTAAATGACGCCCCGGCCCGCTGTCATGGGCGAACAGCGGCGGGACGCTAGCGGCCCTTAGGCCGCCAGAGCGTAACCGTTATTGTCTGCGGGTAAATTTCGCAGTCTGCCTGGTTTGCGGGTCGACAGCACCCGGCGTGCGACCGTGGCCCTGTTGTCTTCGTCGAATCCGGTTCGCCCCCATCGTGTGTGAGCTTCATTCCGCATCGCGCGATATGACGTGCCACTGCTGAACGGTTACCTATCTAATGTAAGGCTCGATCGCGGCGCGCGCAACCTTATCTGAGCGCGATGCGCATAGTGTGCTCGGCGCGGCGTCGCGTAATCAGCTAAAGTTATCCGGCTATGGCGCGGCAGAACGGCAAACCATCAAATAAAGGACCCGACGGATTCGATCTCGTCGCCGATAACCGCAAAGCGCGGCACGATTTCTTCGTCGAGGAGACGCTCGAGGCCGGTCTCGCGCTGACGGGAACCGAGGTGAAGTCGCTGCGGGCGCATCGCGCGAATCTGCGCGACAGTTACGCGCGCATCAAGAACGGCGAAGCGTTTCTCGAGGGGGTGCATATCGGAGCGTACGCGCCGGCCGGCCAGTTCAGCCATAAGGAGACGCGCGCACGCAAACTGCTGCTTCATCGGCGTGAGATCAATCGGCTGTGGGGGCGCGTGCGTGAGAAGGGCTATTCGATTATCCCGCTCAAGATTTATTTCAAGGCGGGGCGCGCCAAGGTCGAGATCGGACTCGCCAAGGGCAAGCACACTTACGACAAGCGCGAAGAGATTGCGCGCAAGACTTCGAATCGCGAGATCGAGCGCGCGATGAAGACTCGCAATCGCTAAGCCGAACTTCTGTTAAAATTAGTCGCCTTTGATCAGGCGATGAATCGCGCTTAGATGGCGATTGGCGTCGCGCTTGCGGCCCATCGAGTCGTACAGTTCGGCGAGGTTGCGATGCGCTTCGACCAGCGCCGGATCGCATTCGAGCGCGCGCTGAAAACTCAGCAGCGCGTGCTGATTCTCATCCTTCTTGCGGTAGAGCAAGCCGAGCTTGAAATGCACTTCGGCGCTGGCGGGAACGATTACGGCGGCGCCGAGCAGATGACGCAGCGCGCCGTCGAGATCGTTTTCGCGCTCGAGCAAAATCGCGAGGCGCATGTGGGCCTCGAAGTTGCCGGGCTCGCGACTGATCAATTCACTGTAGAGGGTGAGCGCGCGCAGCGGATCATCTTCGGCGATCCGGCGGGCTTCCTCGAAGCGCTCGCGAACCCGTGCGGGCCCGAATCGATCCTCGACCTTGCCGCGTCGATAGCCGCCGTCGAAATCGAAAATCAACTGGCCGGTCTGCACTTCGATCAGCACTGGACCGTCGCGCACCACGATACGGCCTTCGTCATTGACGAGCTTGAGCGACGTGAACGTTCGCTCAGGCGCGACCAGTTCGCGCACGCGCTCGAGCGAACGCTGCATCGGATCGATATGCTGGCGGCTGCCGAGCAGCTCCTTGGCGAGGCGCATTTCGAGCAGGTCGCTGAAGGCGAAGCGATAATTGCGCCCGTCGGATTGGCTCGGCCGAATCAGATTGCGCTTGACCCAGTAGCGGATTCGTTCGGGAGTAACCGCGAGAATTCTCGCAGCCGTACGCGTCGAAAAAGTCTCGCCCCCTCCGCCCGCCGCTAACATCTTCACCGCCACCAGCGCCGAGTATAAGGAGTCAGAGGCACGCTCTCAACGGAGCACGCGCAACTTTCTTAACAACTGTTGAGCGATCGCGATGGCTTGCGGTTACCTGCGGATTTCCGCGAGCGCGCGCGCGACGCGGACGACCGCCTCGACGCCATTTTTCACGTTGTCGATTCGCGCCACTGCCTGATCGTCCGTCATGCCGGGGCCGGTGATCGCAAGCCCGACCGGCTTTTCGAATTCGATCGCGAGCGCGATGCCGGCTTGCGCAATCGCGTGCGAGATCAATTCGTCGTGATTGGTGTCGCCCTTGATCACCGCGCCGATCATCACGACGCCCGCGATTTCCTCGCGCCTGAGCAGCGCCTTGACGATGGGGCCCATGTCGTAAACGCCT contains the following coding sequences:
- the ribH gene encoding 6,7-dimethyl-8-ribityllumazine synthase, which gives rise to MKIAFVVAEFNSEVTAPMEERARSHAAALGVEVARVIHVPGVYDMGPIVKALLRREEIAGVVMIGAVIKGDTNHDELISHAIAQAGIALAIEFEKPVGLAITGPGMTDDQAVARIDNVKNGVEAVVRVARALAEIRR
- a CDS encoding tetratricopeptide repeat protein, which codes for MLAAGGGGETFSTRTAARILAVTPERIRYWVKRNLIRPSQSDGRNYRFAFSDLLEMRLAKELLGSRQHIDPMQRSLERVRELVAPERTFTSLKLVNDEGRIVVRDGPVLIEVQTGQLIFDFDGGYRRGKVEDRFGPARVRERFEEARRIAEDDPLRALTLYSELISREPGNFEAHMRLAILLERENDLDGALRHLLGAAVIVPASAEVHFKLGLLYRKKDENQHALLSFQRALECDPALVEAHRNLAELYDSMGRKRDANRHLSAIHRLIKGD
- the smpB gene encoding SsrA-binding protein SmpB — translated: MARQNGKPSNKGPDGFDLVADNRKARHDFFVEETLEAGLALTGTEVKSLRAHRANLRDSYARIKNGEAFLEGVHIGAYAPAGQFSHKETRARKLLLHRREINRLWGRVREKGYSIIPLKIYFKAGRAKVEIGLAKGKHTYDKREEIARKTSNREIERAMKTRNR